The Chrysiogenia bacterium nucleotide sequence CGCTGCCAAGACGGCAACGACTTCGAAGAGCAAGGCCAAGCCGGCCGCTGCCAAGAAGAGCACCGCCAAGAAGCCTGCCAAGGCCCGCAGCGCCAGCGCGTAACTTGCGCTCCGATCGCAACCACGAAAACCCCGCCGAGTTCGGCGGGGTTTTTCTTTTCACTTCGCCGCGGGCGCTGACTACCCTCGGCCCGCAATGAGAGTCCACGCCGTCATTCCCGCCGCAGGCAGCGGCACCCGCATGGGGCCGGGCCAGAAGAAGCAGTTCCGCCTGATCGCGGGAGAGCCGGTGCTGGCCTACGCGGTGCGCGCGCTCTGCGGGAGCGGCCTGATCGACTCGCTCACGCTCGCCGTGCCCGAGGACGAGATCGCCCAGGTCGCTGAAGCGATCCTGCCGCTTGCCGGGGATCTGAGCGCGCAGGTGGTCGTCGGCGGCGCCGACCGGCAGGCCTCGGTGTGGAACGGCATCCAGGGCGTCGAGGACGCGGCCGAGGGCGACCTCATCCTGGTTCACGACGGCGTGCGGCCATTCCTGACCAAAGCGCTGCTCGCCGAGGTCATCGGCGCCGCCAAAGAGCACGGCGCCGCGAGCGTGGGCGTGCCGGCCAAGGACACCATCAAAATTGTCGACGAGGCGCGCGTGGTGCAGCGCACGCCGCCGCGCGAGCATTGCTGGCAAACCCAGACGCCGCAGGTCTTTCGCTACGAGATCATCCGTGCCGCGCACGAGCGCGCGCTCGCCGAAACCCCAGATGCGCGCGGCACCGACGACGCGGGCCTTGTCGAGCGCTTTGGCGGCAAGGTCGTGATGACCATGGGCATTTACGAGAACATCAAGATCACCACGCCCGAAGACCTGGCTGTGGCGGAAGTCTTCGCCGCGCACCTGGCAGGGCAGGGAGAGGAAAAATGAGCGCACCCTTTCGCGTCGGCAGCG carries:
- the ispD gene encoding 2-C-methyl-D-erythritol 4-phosphate cytidylyltransferase; translated protein: MRVHAVIPAAGSGTRMGPGQKKQFRLIAGEPVLAYAVRALCGSGLIDSLTLAVPEDEIAQVAEAILPLAGDLSAQVVVGGADRQASVWNGIQGVEDAAEGDLILVHDGVRPFLTKALLAEVIGAAKEHGAASVGVPAKDTIKIVDEARVVQRTPPREHCWQTQTPQVFRYEIIRAAHERALAETPDARGTDDAGLVERFGGKVVMTMGIYENIKITTPEDLAVAEVFAAHLAGQGEEK